Proteins encoded within one genomic window of Psilocybe cubensis strain MGC-MH-2018 chromosome 2, whole genome shotgun sequence:
- a CDS encoding hypothetical protein (Uncharacterized protein BH2278) codes for MASKRKSWDFTKLESLSTKDSYRTLVSAIVPRPIALVSTQAKDGNVPNLAPFSLSPRRPKDTRNNILATREFTISIISEGFAEAANSTSVESPADTDEWLISGLTKENSDIVKPPFVRESAVAMECELYSFQDISVPGSEVPTVTVVLGLIKKLHVREAVLCEDGITVDPAKLRPVARLGGTTYGRLLEGFDLPRPSWRELRDEYPKLPRP; via the exons ATGGCCTCCAAGAGGAAATCATGGGATTTCACCAAGTTGGAGAGCTTGAGTACAAA GGACTCTTATCGCACTTTGGTTTCTGCCATTGTTCCTCGCCCCATTGCGTTGGTATCTACTCAAGCTAAGGATGGGAATGTGCCTAACCTGGCACCGTTCAG TCTATCGCCCCGTAGACCAAAAGACACACGTAATAATATTTTGGCCACGAGGGAGTTCACTATCAGTATCATCAGCGAAGGCTTTGCAGAAGCTGCAAATTCTACTTCTGTAGAGTCGCCTGCTGATACGGATGAGTGGCTTATCAGTGGCTTGACAAAAGAGAACAGT GACATTGTTAAACCGCCATTTGTACGGGAAAGCGCTGTCGCCATGGAATGCGAG CTATACAGTTTTCAGGATATTAGTGTTCCCGGATCAGAGGTGCCCACAGTGACAGTTGTTCTGGGTTTGATCAAGAAGCTGCATGTTCGAGAAGCAGTTCTTTGTGAAGACGGAATTACCGTCGATCCTGCGAAATTGCGACCAGTTGCGCGTCTCGGAGGAACGACTTACGGGAGACTCCTCGAAGGTTTTGATTTACCGCGACCGTCTTGGAGGGAACTTCGGGACGAATATCCTAAGCTTCCTCGGCCTTGA
- a CDS encoding Maleylacetate reductase: MSTLDTSVMNSSPLSGFYSWTDTLKGVFYGPGSVKTALPKLLNILGVKKALVVTGKSLYHKTDVVKRVEDILKEYNAWGGTFYEIGEHSPISGIRNGIKEYRQTGCDCIVAVGGGSPVDASKAILYNIQLEVGGKTPPQIAIPTTLSAAEYSIGAGFTNDEGVKVAVSSQDLAPSGIILDAELTLATPERLWLSTGIRALDHTVENLYRPLVSHPVKILCYAAMADLVKYLPLSKADPESVDVRQRLQIASWMSLWPMKLEKYSALGLSHALGHKLGARYSIPHGITSCLTLAPTVLLKSELASQEDKQALADSLFYLRVPSTGSLEGDVRGLSAIINELVIELGLKSTLSEYKVPKEDLVSIAGQALGNEEHPDVPRVVKLLEGLY, translated from the exons ATGTCAACCCTTGATACGAGTGTTATGAATTCATCTCCGTTATCTGGTTTCTATAGCTGGACAGACACTTTGAAGGGCGTGTTCTATGGCCCAGGGTCTGTCAAAACAGCACTTCCAAAACTGCTAAACATTTTAGGTGTTAAAAAAGCGTTGGTTGTGACTGGCAAAAGTCTGTACCACAAG ACTGATGTGGTCAAGAGAGTAGAAGACATCTTGAAGGAATACAATGCATGGGGCGGCACTTTCTACGAGATTGGCGAGCATAGCCCAATTTCTGGAATTCGAAATGGGATCAAGGAATACCGTCAAACTGGGTGCGACTGCATTGTGGCGGTGGGAGGTGGCTCTCCCGTGGATGCATCTAAAGCGATTTTGTATAATATTCAATTGGAGGTTGGCGGGAAAACTCCTCCACAGATTGCAATCCCTACGACTCTCAGTGCGGCTGAATATAGT ATTGGGGCAGGCTTCACCAATGATGAAGGCGTTAAAGTTGCCGTGTCTTCTCAAGACCTTGCGCCTTCTGGGATTATCCTAGATGCAGAGCTAACCTTAGCAACCCCAGAAAGACTCTG GTTATCCACGGGTATAAGGGCACTTGACCATACTGTTG AAAATCTTTATAGGCCATTGGTATCTCACCCTGTTAAAATTTTATGTTATGCAGCCATGGCAGACCTTGTAAAGTATCTTCCTCTTTCAAAGGCTGATCCTGAGTCTGTGGATGTTCGACAAAGACTTCAAATAGCCTCGTGGATGAGCCTATGGCCAATGAAATTAGAAAAGTATAG TGCGCTTGGTTTGTCTCATGCTCTGGGTCATAAACTTGGAGCTCGATATAGCATTCCACATGGAATAACTTCG TGTCTTACACTTGCACCAACGGTGCTATTGAAGTCCGAGCTCGCCTCTCAGGAAGACAAGCAAGCGTTGGCTGATTCATTATTCTACCTTCGAGTACCGTCTACCGGGTCTTTGGAAGGAGACGTCCGTGGCCTGTCAGCCATAATCAATGA GCTTGTGATTGAGCTCGGTTTAAAGTCGACTCTCTCAGAGTACAAAGTGCCGAAAGAAGACTTGGTTTCCATTGCAGGTCAAGCTTTAGGGAACGAGGAGCATCCCGATGTTCCTAGGGTCGTGAAATTACTGGAAGGGCTATATTAG
- a CDS encoding putative metal transporter (putative metal transporter C1020.03) encodes MSSIRSHSTTPQPPEKGAVDAKDHKYDNSLNGKGQSHEGHSHSIFGHSHSHGEEGHSKDAEQIIAALKGKGDRGSYITLVGLFSNVALTGVKGLAGWYMHSASLLADAGHSLSDLLGDFVTLFCWKLSRRPPSERYPYGFAKFETLGTTTISLLLIGGALGIGFHSYHIFITALGETAVALPPGQLQEILQTVSSTATFHPSIGHQHVHSVDPNAAWFALLGILSKEWLYRITKAVADEEKSPVLLANAIHHRSDAYSSLVAFFAILGTWFFPAFPLDPIGGLIVSVVIFRQGFGLLAGAWGDLTDAGVSPRTKQSLSKVLEPLLDKSSKPSETALPSLLSIHHLRARHAGSLMFVDLTAEVKGSITVTQATALEEKIEKTLKAARKEITEVRVTFRPSSEKPPV; translated from the exons ATGAGTAGCATTCGCTCACATTCGACGACGCCGCAACCCCCGGAGAAGGGCGCCGTAGACGCCAAGGATCACAAGTACGACAACAGTCTCAATGGCAAAGGCCAAAGTCACGAAGGACATTCGCATTCGATATTTGGCCATTCACATTCGCATGGAGAAGAGGGTCATTCAAAGgatgctgagcagataattGCTGCACTAAAGGGCAAAG GCGATCGCGGCAGTTACATCACGCTTGTTGGCCTATTTTCCAATGTGGCTTTAACTGGCGTTAAAGGTTTAGCTGGGTGGTATATGCATTCAGCTTCTCTACTCGCCGATGCGGGGCATTCTTTGAGCG ACCTACTTGGTGACTTCGTGACACTCTTCTGCTGGAAACTTTCACGAAGGCCTCCCTCTGAGAGATATCCCTATGGCTTCGCTAAGTTTGAAACCCTTGGCACAACAACTATCTCTCTGCTCTTAATTGGTGGCGCTCTCGGTATTGGCTTTCATTCGTATCACATTTTTATTACGGCCCTTGGAGAGACGGCTGTGGCTCTTCCGCCAGGACAACTGCAAGAAATATTACAGACCGTTTCATCAACCGCCACATTCCACCCGAGTATTGGCCATCAACACGTCCACTCTGTGGATCCAAATGCGGCGTGGTTCGCCCTACTGGGAATCTTGTCGAAAGAATGGCTTTACAGAATCACCAAAGCAGTGGCGGATGAAGAAAAGAGCCCAGTTCTGTTGGCCAATGCGATACATCATCGCAGCGACGCTTATTCCAGTTTGGTTGCTTTCTTTGCTATCTTGGGCACATGGTTTTTCCCTGCCTTCCCTCTCGATCCAATTGGCG GTTTGATTGTTTCTGTCGTGATTTTTAGACAGGGCTTTGGCTTATTGGCTGGTGCTTGGGGAGACCTCACAGATGCTGGTGTATCACCACGAACAAAACAATCACTTTCTAAGGTACTCGAACCTTTGCTAGACAAATCTTCTAAGCCTTCAGAAACCGCCTTACCCTCGCTGTTGTCAATTCACCATCTTCGTGCGCGTCATGCTGGATCGCTCATGTTTGTTGATCTCACTGCTGAAGTGAAGGGATCCATTACAGTAACTCAGGCCACTGCTCTTGAAGAGAAGATTGAGAAAACTCTGAAAGCCGCTCGCAAGGAAATTACAGAAGTCCGTGTGACTTTCCGACCGAGTAGCGAAAAACCCCCAGTGTAG